In the genome of Vallicoccus soli, the window CACTAGGATGCTTCGAGCGAGCGAAGCCCAGGACGAGCATCTCGCGCGCTGCGCCAAAGCGCTCGTCGTTGGCCAGGCGCACGAGGTCGGAGTACCTGGCGTCGTCCCACAGCACTTCGAGCGCGTTGCCGACGGCCCAGCGCAAGTTCTCCGTCCTGGCCGTGGCTGGGGCCAGGGGAAGAGTCTCGAACTCGCGGAGGAGCGGCCCGAGTGCGTCGCTCCGCGCCCAGCGCACCGTGAGGCAGCGCACGATCTCCTCGCGCTGACCGAGATCGGTCGTTCGAGGGAGCCAGGCCAGGAGGACCGGGATAGCCTCCTCGTACAGCACGGGTGAATCCCGCAAGTCGGTCAGTGACTGGACCGTGTAGCCAGCGTCAGCGAGGGCACTCAGGACATCCTCCACGCGGCACCCTCCCCGGGACATCAATGCGCTGAACAGGTCGGTGATCTTCGAGCTCGTGAAGCAGGAAAGAGGACCTGGTGCCCTCGCGCGTGCCCCCAGAGGAGCATCGCGATCGGGGACCCGCTCTGCGTCCGGTTC includes:
- a CDS encoding HEAT repeat domain-containing protein, which translates into the protein MLYEEAIPVLLAWLPRTTDLGQREEIVRCLTVRWARSDALGPLLREFETLPLAPATARTENLRWAVGNALEVLWDDARYSDLVRLANDERFGAAREMLVLGFARSKHPSAADDLVTLLDDPVVDGHAVAALRKRRAAPPPEALPALERLRGDRRAWVRKEAARVLGRLT